A genome region from Aythya fuligula isolate bAytFul2 chromosome 31, bAytFul2.pri, whole genome shotgun sequence includes the following:
- the LOC116500111 gene encoding olfactory receptor 14A16-like, with product MSNSTFPTEFLLLPFADTRKLQLLHFGLFLGIYLAALLGNGLILTAVACDHRLHTPMYFFLLNLAILDLGCISTTVPKAMANSLWDTRAISSYGCAAQIFFFFFFISAEFSLLTIMAYDRYIAICKPLHYGTIMDSKTCVNMAAAAWGSGFLYAMLHTANTFSLPLCQGNALDQFFCEIPQILKLSCSDAYLREVGLLVVSACLAFGCFLYVVLSYVQIFRAVLRIPSQHGRHKAFSTCLPHLAVVSLFISTGLFAYLKPPSVSSSSLNLLLAVLYSVVPPAVNPLIYSMRNKELKDAVCELVTGYFQNQ from the coding sequence ATGTCCAACAGCACCTTCCCAACAGAGTTCCTTCTCCTGCCATTCGCAGACACACgcaagctgcagctcctgcactttgggctcttcctgggcatctacctggctgccctcctgggcaatggcctcatcctcacagctGTAGCCTgtgaccaccgcctccacacccccatgtacttcttcctcctcaacctcgccatcctcgacctgggctgcatctccaccactgttcccaaagccatggccaattccctgtgggacaccagggccatttCCTCCTATGGATGTGCtgctcagatatttttctttttctttttcatttcagcagagtTTTCTCTTCTCACCATCATGGCTTATGaccgctacattgccatctgcaaaccccTGCACTACGGGACAATAATGGACAGCAAAACTTGTGTcaacatggcagcagctgcctggggcagtggctttctctaTGCTAtgctgcacactgccaataccttttccctccccctctgccaaggcaatgccctggaccagttcttctgtgaaattccccagatcctcaagctctcctgctcagatgcctacctcagaGAAGTTGGGCTTCTTGTGGTTAGTGCCTGCTTAGCATTTGGatgttttctttatgttgtGCTTTCTTAcgtgcagatcttcagggcagtgctgaggatcCCCTCACAGCATGgacggcacaaagccttttccacatgcctccctcacctggccgttGTCTCCCTGTTCATCAGCACTGGATTATTTGCCTATCTGAAGCCCCCCTCTgtatcctcctcctccctgaatCTTTTGCTGGCAGTTTTGTATTcagtggtgcctccagcagtgaaccccctcatctacagcatgaggaacaaggAGCTCAAGGATGCAGTGTGCGAATTGGTAACTGGATATTTTCAGAACCAATAA
- the LOC116500112 gene encoding olfactory receptor 14C36-like, producing the protein MSNSTFPIEFLLLAFTDTRELQLLHFGLFLGIYLAALLGNGLILTAIACDHRLHTPMYFFLLNLALLDLGSISTTVPKAMANSLWDTRAISCTGCATQTFLLVFFISAEFYLLTIMAYDRYIAICKPLHYGTIMDSRTCVNIVAAAWGSGFLNTVLHTANTFSLPLCQGNAVDQFFCEIPQILKLSCSDAYLREVGLVAVSAVLAFGCFVFLVLSYVQIFRAVLRIAPEHDQHKAFSTCLPHLAVVSLFLSTVFFAYLKPPSMSSSSLNLVLAVLYSVVPPAVNPLIYSMRNQELKDAVWNLMTVFQK; encoded by the coding sequence ATGTCCAACAGCACTTTCCCCATTGAGTTCCTCCTTCTGGCATTCACAGACACGcgtgagctgcagctcctgcacttcgggctcttcctgggcatttacctggctgccctcctgggaaacggcctcatcctcacagccatagcctgcgaccaccgcctccacacccccatgtacttcttcctcctcaacctcgccctcctcgacctgggatccatctccaccactgtccccaaagccatggccaattccctgtgggacaccagggccatttCCTGCACAGGTTGTGCTACCCAAACCTTTCTGTTAGTCTTTTTCATCTCAGCAGAATTTTATCTTCTCACCATCATGGCTTATGaccgctacattgccatctgcaaacctCTGCACTATGGAACAATAATGGACAGCAGAACTTGTGTCAACATAgtagcagctgcctggggcagtggttTTCTCAACACTGTcctgcacactgccaataccttttccctcccactctgccaaggcaatgctgtggaccagttcttctgtgaaattccccagatcctcaagctctcctgctcagatgcctacctcagaGAAGTTGGGCTTGTTGCGGTTAGTGCTGTTTTAGCAtttggatgttttgttttccttgtgctgtcctatgtacagatcttcagggctgtcCTGAGGATTGCCCCAGAGCATGaccagcacaaagccttttccacttgcctccctcacctggccgtggtctcactgtttctcagcactgtcttttttgcctacctgaagcccccttccatgtcctcctcctccctgaatCTTGTTCTGGCAGTTTTGTACTcagtggtgcctccagcagtgaaccccctcatctacagcatgaggaaccaggagctgaaggaTGCAGTGTGGAACCTCAtgactgtttttcagaagtga